The Elaeis guineensis isolate ETL-2024a chromosome 3, EG11, whole genome shotgun sequence region tgctaattatacaaatttatgttgatgacataatttttgggtctactaatgaatccctttgtcaagactttgctaagcttatgcagggagagttcgagatgagcatgatgggagaactcaccttcttcctcggactccaaatcaaacaatcaaaagagggaatctccatcacccaaagcaagtacaccaaggaactactcaaaagatttggaatggagaactgcaaaccaattggcacaccaatgagtccctcatgtaagcttgacaaggatgatgaaggtaaaagcgtagacttaaaatactatagaggtatgattggctcattattatatttaactgcaagtaggcctgatatcatgtttagtgtttgcttatgtgcaagatatcaatctaatcctaaggaatctcatttgaatgctgttaaaagaatccttagatacttaaatggtacacaaactatagggttatggtactctaaggactcacaaattaatttgttaggatattctgatgctgattttgctggatgtaaattagatagaaaaagcacaagtggaacttgccaatttcttggagttaacctaatctcatggtttagcaagaaacaaaattcggtggcactgtctacggctgaggccgaatacattgcagccggaagttgttgtgctcaaatcttgtggattaagcaacaactcgaagattttggaatcaaacttaatgaaacaccaataaaatgtgataatacaagtgctataaatctatctaaaaatccaatacaacactcaagatctaaacatattgagataagacatcattttataagagaacatgttcaaaataaaaatataattcttgaatatgtttgcactgaaaatcaattagctgatatctttacaaaggcccttagtgaggaaagattctgtgaaattaggagaaatctaggaattctagatccatttatctgaaatttctcaatttccaaagaatagatgtcaaaaactcttagagctcaattttcaacatctatcctggtttcaAAAGCTcagtttatcactctaaaaacttatcattgagcaaaattctttcttccaaaattttgaatttttctggaatttatttgcattttttctgattttctgaacttcatgagtcgacccccatgagtcgactcaatggcaaacttgtaaatcccaccaacttccatcgggttcattgtttttaaaacgggaaacctgtttatgagacgactcatcttctcgtcgtcttccttccgaaagcc contains the following coding sequences:
- the LOC140856028 gene encoding secreted RxLR effector protein 161-like yields the protein MIGSLLYLTASRPDIMFSVCLCARYQSNPKESHLNAVKRILRYLNGTQTIGLWYSKDSQINLLGYSDADFAGCKLDRKSTSGTCQFLGVNLISWFSKKQNSVALSTAEAEYIAAGSCCAQILWIKQQLEDFGIKLNETPIKCDNTSAINLSKNPIQHSRSKHIEIRHHFIREHVQNKNIILEYVCTENQLADIFTKALSEERFCEIRRNLGILDPFI